From Cervus canadensis isolate Bull #8, Minnesota chromosome 28, ASM1932006v1, whole genome shotgun sequence, one genomic window encodes:
- the LOC122429270 gene encoding putative spermatogenesis-associated protein 31C2, translating into MNSEQETSDGDENNHSQHRKERRGRSRSSKRNGALKACRDCLEELEEVWDLTSLLQRHLGRFPDKDSFHQISWQDSPGEVCKAVPAGAHPPCREEAAPTISPAPLTKQPLPCTSAISPGAQEVVEGDSAGKGTREPSVQVKYLDINIDLGRSRSPRSSESPSLNTTSAASNTEDLLFETQSRKLESQGFADQQAPAQGRATSVLLQDCETGVLLQDCATDVLLKDCHSNMFLAANILASQESLSSFQILSSGDKCNSQKLYDATSSEGSSQGQQVDMRRQLKYKSHCKESVPKDGREKHTRPKLRQIKKGLAERRAYQAQGMSHPGQKKESTESLRSKFRQLVLKKRQVPSESFQERIKLLLQWIFPSKGREPEEPLQKGRPEIATVQSQESIKSKSTMDSRAVEAQTLMTAVGQILKERMVFHQGPHATELN; encoded by the exons caTCGAAAGGAACGAAGGGGAAGAAGCAGGAGCAGCAAGAGAAATGGCGCTTTGAAAG CTTGCAGAGATTGCCTGGAAGAACTGGAAGAGGTCTGGGACCTGACTTCACTTCTGCAAAG ACACCTGGGGAGGTTCCCTGACAAGGACAGCTTTCATCAGATCTCATGGCAAGATTCACCTGGTGAGGTTTGCAAAGCAGTGCCTGCTGGAGCCCACCCACCATGCAGGGAAGAGGCGGCTCCCACCATTTCCCCAGCTCCTCTGACCAAGCAGCCTCTACCCTGCACTTCTGCCATTTCTCCAGG GGCGCAAGAGGTCGTGGAGGGAGACTCTGCTGGGAAGGGCACCAGGGAACCTAGCGTGCAGGTCAAATACCTAGACATCAATATCGATCTCGGGAGATCACGGTCTCCAAGGTCCAGTGAAAGCCCCTCACTGAACACCACATCTGCTGCCTCAAATACAGAAGATCTACTCTTTGAGACACAGTCTCGTAAGCTTGAGTCTCAAGGGTTCGCTGACCAGCAGGCTCCGGCTCAAGGCCGAGCTACCAGCGTGCTCCTTCAAGACTGTGAAACTGGAGTACTCCTTCAAGACTGTGCCACCGATGTGCTTCTCAAAGACTGTCACTCGAATATGTTTCTTGCCGCAAACATCTTGGCTTCTCAGGAATCTCTGTCCTCTTTTCAGATCTTATCCAGTGGAGACAAGTGCAATTCCCAAAAACTCTATGATGCTACCTCAAGTGAAGGGAGCAGCCAGGGGCAGCAGGTGGACATGAGGCGACAGCTCAAATATAAGAGCCATTGCAAGGAGTCTGTTCCCAAGGATGGGAGAGAGAAACACACAAGGCCCAAATTAAGACAGATTAAAAAGGGGCTGGCAGAACGGAGGGCTTACCAAGCCCAAGGGATGAGTCATCCTGGCcagaaaaaagaatcaacagaGTCCCTAAGAAGCAAGTTTCGGCAGTTAGTCCTAAAGAAGAGACAGGttccatcagaaagcttccaagAAAGGATTAAGCTCCTTCTGCAGTGGATTTTCCCCAGtaaaggcagagaaccagaagAGCCCTTGCAAAAAGGCAGGCCTGAAATAGCCACTGTCCAGAGCCAAGAATCAATCAAGAGCAAATCGACCATGGACAGCAGGGCTGTTGAGGCTCAGACTCTCATGACAGCTGTTGGGCAGATCCTAAAGGAGAGGATGGTGTTTCACCAGGGACCTCACGCCACAGAGTTAAACTAG